From a single Callithrix jacchus isolate 240 chromosome 5, calJac240_pri, whole genome shotgun sequence genomic region:
- the UBE2L5 gene encoding ubiquitin-conjugating enzyme E2 L5, producing the protein MAASSRLMKELEEIRNCRMENFRNIQVDEANLFIWQGLIVPDNPPYDKGAFKIEINFPAEYPFKPPKITFKTKIYHPNIDEKGQVCLPVISAENWKPTTKTDQVIQSLIALVNDPQPEHPLRADLAEEYSKDRKKFYKNAEEFTRKYGEKRPVD; encoded by the coding sequence ATGGCGGCCAGCAGCAGGCTGATGAAGGAGCTTGAAGAAATCCGCAACTGTAGAATGGAAAACTTCCGTAACATCCAGGTTGATGAAGCTAACTTATTTATTTGGCAAGGGCTTATTGTTCCTGACAACCCTCCATATGATAAGGGGGCCTTCAAAATCGAAATCAACTTTCCAGCCGAGTACCCATTCAAACCACCGAAGATCACATTTAAAACAAAGATCTATCACCCGAACATCGACGAAAAGGGGCAGGTCTGTCTGCCGGTAATTAGTGCTGAAAACTGGAAGCCAACGACCAAAACCGACCAAGTAATCCAGTCCCTTATAGCACTGGTGAATGACCCCCAGCCTGAGCACCCGCTTCGGGCTGACCTAGCTGAGGAATACTCTAAGGACCGTAAAAAATTCTATAAGAATGCTGAAGAGTTTACAAGAAAATACGGGGAAAAAAGACCTGTGGACTAA